A part of Crassostrea angulata isolate pt1a10 chromosome 5, ASM2561291v2, whole genome shotgun sequence genomic DNA contains:
- the LOC128183656 gene encoding uncharacterized protein LOC128183656 isoform X2 codes for MRNCVVFLLCLVTVKTKVYACDDEELSRHLYNATLQENCYQNATSCQSTCTSGHVLENGSQTTSHVCNGTSWIPNTVTCLPARTPVMTTNFTIVYVTEDQPAGNCFYSFNVRMWESISSFRNAIRSTCRELETGSISIENLELSPLAFQVNVVFHVKFSGEGTETSRDICMDMIEIISNGNQNYLKPFSVISCGASHSAVKKKQTTRSAAFEYNCTEMLGSQPLASSGGVRCVHCFPGNYLNSTRCKPCLQGTYQAVPGQLTCDVCPTGKHVTEDRTKCLDSVCVSTFLSQKTQNIDLTCTSENQMCMSTCLGGYIQDDGGLSTVYNCSGEGWFPPLKSCISYTIPCGLDQLSSAIPNSKYTCAAHNQTCTVECSSGYVTSEGEASVEYRCEGDVWTPNRKLCLEYDIPFTTSALYTTYSTVDQVALSCLQDFREITERNKDLFQKTITDYCGDLGINAGGLKIENITSISLSFQITNTILITFYEESVDVREVCLDYITLIFLNVPSLLMPYSRLNCTSGLSDVTKVSASHGSPSYSCNNRTYLVNRTSQVYCVPCAPGMYMVSSKCVPCPEGHYQPLPGQLTCEPCTENRTVVESGTNCTGYTIPCGLDQLSSAIPNSKYTCAAHNQTCTVECSSGYVTSEGEASVEYRCEGDVWTPNRKLCLVPCAPGMYMVSSQCVPCPEGHYQPLSGQLTCEPCTENRTVVGSGTNCTEIVDDENDFNLRKSQVGRTGLTETEIIVIAAVSVCVVFFLVVIATVYYCKKSKAKRRTSHADVPGDAKSGDSVSVKSDEYLRGSHEELIPGKSGSTNDPKWTYRDEKIIEKSTFASANEAKALDVLNTIIDINIDNEECITAQPPVCENVREGKWRPLHVRHKNESNVAVVINKAKETEPDKAPCRTLSDYDNFQIYVPEPEPSHPD; via the exons ATGAGGAATTGTGTTGTGTTCCTTTTGTGTTTGGTCACTGTGAAGACAAAAG TGTACGCCTGTGATGATGAGGAGCTGTCGAGGCATCTTTACAACGCAACACTCCAGGAAAACTGTTATCAAAACGCTACCTCTTGTCAGTCCACCTGCACTTCCGGTCATGTGTTAGAAAACGGAAGTCAGACGACGAGTCACGTCTGTAACGGTACCTCATGGATCCCGAACACGGTTACATGTCTGC CTGCAAGGACTCCAGTGATGACGACAAACTTTACCATCGTGTATGTGACAGAGGACCAGCCAGCCGGAAACTGTTTCTACAGTTTTAACGTCAGAATGTGGGAGAGTATCAGCAGCTTCCGGAATGCTATTCGTTCGACATGCAGAGAGCTGGAGACCGGatctatttcaattgaaaatctGGAACTTTCACCTTTGGCTTTTCAG GTTAATGTTGTATTCCACGTCAAATTCTCAGGAGAAGGTACCGAGACATCCCGCGATATCTGCATGGATATGATTGAAATCATATCTAACGGAAATCAGAACTATCTGAAACCTTTCTCCGTCATTTCCTGCGGTGCTTCGCACAGCGCAGTAAAAAAAAAGCAGACGACAAGGAGCGCCGCCTTTGAGTACAACTGTACCGAGATGTTGGGTTCACAGCCGTTGGCGAGTTCAGGGGGTGTTCGATGTG ttcattGCTTTCCTGGAAATTACCTAAACTCGACCCGATGTAAGCCCTGCCTCCAAGGAACGTATCAGGCAGTTCCGGGTCAGCTGACCTGTGACGTATGTCCAACCGGAAAACACGTCACAGAGGACAGAACTAAATGTCTAG ATTCGGTGTGTGTTTCTACTTTCCTTTCCCAGAAGAcccaaaatattgatttaacgTGTACCTCTGAAAATCAAATGTGTATGTCCACCTGCTTGGGTGGGTACATACAAGATGACGGGGGACTTTCTACAGTGTATAACTGCAGCGGAGAAGGATGGTTTCCTCCTCTTAAGAGTTGTATAA GTTATACAATTCCTTGTGGTTTGGACCAACTTTCCTCAGCCATTCCAAACTCAAAATACACGTGCGCTGCACACAACCAAACCTGTACGGTAGAGTGTAGCAGTGGATACGTCACCAGTGAGGGGGAGGCGTCTGTAGAGTACAGGTGTGAGGGCGATGTGTGGACTCCAAACCGGAAACTCTGTCTGG AATACGATATTCCCTTTACAACAAGCGCCCTCTACACGACTTACAGCACTGTGGACCAAGTAGCTTTGTCCTGTCTTCAAGATTTCCGAGAAATCACAGAAAGAAACAAGGACCTATTTCAGAAGACCATCACAGACTACTGTGGGGATTTGGGTATAAACGCTGGGGGTTTGAAGATCGAAAACATCACATCAATTTCACTCTCGTTTCAA ATAACAAATACAATACTGATTACGTTCTACGAAGAAAGCGTTGACGTCCGTGAGGTTTGTCTTGACTATATCACGCTGATATTTCTTAACGTTCCTTCTCTACTCATGCCGTACTCTCGACTCAACTGTACCTCAGGGTTATCCGACGTTACCAAAGTGTCCGCCAGTCATGGCAGTCCGTCCTATAGCTGTAATAACAGGACATATCTGGTGAACAGGACAAGCCAAGTATATTGTG TTCCCTGTGCCCCCGGAATGTACATGGTATCCTCTAAATGTGTCCCTTGTCCTGAAGGTCATTATCAACCACTTCCGGGTCAGCTCACATGTGAACCATGCACTGAAAACAGGACGGTGGTGGAGAGTGGTACAAACTGTACAG GTTATACAATTCCTTGTGGTTTGGACCAACTTTCCTCAGCCATTCCAAACTCAAAATACACGTGCGCTGCACACAACCAAACCTGTACGGTAGAGTGTAGCAGTGGATACGTCACCAGTGAGGGGGAGGCGTCTGTAGAGTACAGGTGTGAGGGCGATGTGTGGACTCCAAACCGGAAACTCTGTCTGG TTCCCTGTGCCCCCGGAATGTACATGGTATCCTCTCAATGTGTCCCTTGTCCTGAAGGTCATTATCAACCACTTTCAGGTCAGCTCACATGTGAACCATGCACTGAAAACAGGACGGTGGTGGGGAGTGGTACAAACTGTACTG AAATAGTTGATGATGAAAATGATTTCAACCTCAGAAAATCACAAGTAGGACGTACAGGCCTAACGGAAACGGAAATAATAGTCATTGCAGCGGTATCTGTCTGTGTGGTTTTTTTCCTTGTTGTTATAGCAACAGTATACTACTGCAAGAAGTCTAAAGCA AAGAGAAGAACATCTCATGCAGATGTGCCAGGTGACGCTAAGTCAGGAGACAGTGTGTCAGTCAAATCGGACGAGTACCTTAGAGGAAGTCATGAAGAACTGATTCCAGGTAAAAGTGGCTCCACAAACGATCCAAAATGGACTTACCGGGACGAAAAAATAATCGAAAAATCCACTTTTGCAAGTGCAAACGAGGCTAAAGCATTGGACGTCCTTAATACTATAATTGACATTAACATCGACAATGAAGAATGTATTACAGCGCAACCACCTGTTTGCGAGAATGTCCGAGAAGGGAAATGGCGACCGTTACATGTACGtcataaaaatgaaagtaaTGTTGCTGTCGTCATTAATAAGGCTAAAGAGACGGAGCCTGATAAGGCTCCATGCAGGACTCTTAGTGATTATGACAACTTCCAGATATATGTACCAGAACCAGAACCGTCACATCCGGACTAA
- the LOC128183656 gene encoding uncharacterized protein LOC128183656 isoform X1 produces MRNCVVFLLCLVTVKTKVYACDDEELSRHLYNATLQENCYQNATSCQSTCTSGHVLENGSQTTSHVCNGTSWIPNTVTCLPARTPVMTTNFTIVYVTEDQPAGNCFYSFNVRMWESISSFRNAIRSTCRELETGSISIENLELSPLAFQVNVVFHVKFSGEGTETSRDICMDMIEIISNGNQNYLKPFSVISCGASHSAVKKKQTTRSAAFEYNCTEMLGSQPLASSGGVRCVHCFPGNYLNSTRCKPCLQGTYQAVPGQLTCDVCPTGKHVTEDRTKCLDSVCVSTFLSQKTQNIDLTCTSENQMCMSTCLGGYIQDDGGLSTVYNCSGEGWFPPLKSCIKYEYSTYNVDLEAVYTTNDAVAATCLSQFQAFTSGHRDYFQTNISTSCSELHDGNVTIENITIGSIAFQIKMTFHLKFYGSWPTKIMDVCMDIIKITFQSRTTYLHPYTVLQCTDGRTNVTKVSAQRSGDVLNCPDGRLIINSTEASYCIPCSAGTFQNDLICLPCPNGTYQPIIGQTFCQNCSDWTKVNEDRTECRLEEITTLGNISYTGSSPPTEVMLLPNVTEQSTELTTTEQTITTDLAETKETTQNVVTSISTILSTSASLTTTVVTIETTEISTEKSTSSSPTTTALRTTKGYTIPCGLDQLSSAIPNSKYTCAAHNQTCTVECSSGYVTSEGEASVEYRCEGDVWTPNRKLCLEYDIPFTTSALYTTYSTVDQVALSCLQDFREITERNKDLFQKTITDYCGDLGINAGGLKIENITSISLSFQITNTILITFYEESVDVREVCLDYITLIFLNVPSLLMPYSRLNCTSGLSDVTKVSASHGSPSYSCNNRTYLVNRTSQVYCVPCAPGMYMVSSKCVPCPEGHYQPLPGQLTCEPCTENRTVVESGTNCTGYTIPCGLDQLSSAIPNSKYTCAAHNQTCTVECSSGYVTSEGEASVEYRCEGDVWTPNRKLCLVPCAPGMYMVSSQCVPCPEGHYQPLSGQLTCEPCTENRTVVGSGTNCTEIVDDENDFNLRKSQVGRTGLTETEIIVIAAVSVCVVFFLVVIATVYYCKKSKAKRRTSHADVPGDAKSGDSVSVKSDEYLRGSHEELIPGKSGSTNDPKWTYRDEKIIEKSTFASANEAKALDVLNTIIDINIDNEECITAQPPVCENVREGKWRPLHVRHKNESNVAVVINKAKETEPDKAPCRTLSDYDNFQIYVPEPEPSHPD; encoded by the exons ATGAGGAATTGTGTTGTGTTCCTTTTGTGTTTGGTCACTGTGAAGACAAAAG TGTACGCCTGTGATGATGAGGAGCTGTCGAGGCATCTTTACAACGCAACACTCCAGGAAAACTGTTATCAAAACGCTACCTCTTGTCAGTCCACCTGCACTTCCGGTCATGTGTTAGAAAACGGAAGTCAGACGACGAGTCACGTCTGTAACGGTACCTCATGGATCCCGAACACGGTTACATGTCTGC CTGCAAGGACTCCAGTGATGACGACAAACTTTACCATCGTGTATGTGACAGAGGACCAGCCAGCCGGAAACTGTTTCTACAGTTTTAACGTCAGAATGTGGGAGAGTATCAGCAGCTTCCGGAATGCTATTCGTTCGACATGCAGAGAGCTGGAGACCGGatctatttcaattgaaaatctGGAACTTTCACCTTTGGCTTTTCAG GTTAATGTTGTATTCCACGTCAAATTCTCAGGAGAAGGTACCGAGACATCCCGCGATATCTGCATGGATATGATTGAAATCATATCTAACGGAAATCAGAACTATCTGAAACCTTTCTCCGTCATTTCCTGCGGTGCTTCGCACAGCGCAGTAAAAAAAAAGCAGACGACAAGGAGCGCCGCCTTTGAGTACAACTGTACCGAGATGTTGGGTTCACAGCCGTTGGCGAGTTCAGGGGGTGTTCGATGTG ttcattGCTTTCCTGGAAATTACCTAAACTCGACCCGATGTAAGCCCTGCCTCCAAGGAACGTATCAGGCAGTTCCGGGTCAGCTGACCTGTGACGTATGTCCAACCGGAAAACACGTCACAGAGGACAGAACTAAATGTCTAG ATTCGGTGTGTGTTTCTACTTTCCTTTCCCAGAAGAcccaaaatattgatttaacgTGTACCTCTGAAAATCAAATGTGTATGTCCACCTGCTTGGGTGGGTACATACAAGATGACGGGGGACTTTCTACAGTGTATAACTGCAGCGGAGAAGGATGGTTTCCTCCTCTTAAGAGTTGTATAA aATATGAATATTCCACATACAATGTTGACCTAGAAGCTGTCTATACGACCAACGACGCAGTGGCGGCCACTTGTTTAAGTCAATTCCAAGCCTTTACTTCTGGTCACAGAGATTACTTCCAAACAAATATATCTACCTCCTGTAGCGAACTTCATGACGGAAATGTGACCATTGAAAATATAACTATTGGATCCATCGCATTCCAA ATAAAGATGACATTTCATCTGAAATTTTATGGATCATGGCCAACAAAAATAATGGATGTGTGCATGGACATAAtaaaaattacttttcaaagtcgGACGACTTATCTCCATCCATACACAGTCCTACAATGCACGGACGGGCGAACCAATGTGACCAAAGTATCGGCACAAAGATCCGGCGATGTGCTTAACTGTCCGGATGGACGGCTCATCATCAACTCCACAGAGGCGTCCTACTGCA TTCCATGTTCAGCTGGgacatttcaaaatgatttgataTGCTTACCGTGTCCCAATGGAACTTATCAACCAATTATTGGCCAAACCTTTTGTCAAAACTGCTCTGATTGGACAAAAGTAAACGAGGACCGCACTGAATGTCGACTAGAAG aaATCACAACTTTGGGTAATATATCTTACACTGGGTCCTCGCCACCAACGGAAGTGATGTTATTACCAAATGTCACAGAGCAATCAACGGAATTGACTACAACAGAGCAGACCATAACAACTGATTTAGCAGAGACAAAGGAAACGACACAAAACGTCGTGACGTCAATATCGACAATATTGTCAACGTCTGCGTCTTTGACAACAACGGTTGTTACCATAGAAACGACTGAAATATCGACAGAGAAATCCACGAGCTCTTCGCCGACTACCACAGCACTGCGGACTACCAAAG GTTATACAATTCCTTGTGGTTTGGACCAACTTTCCTCAGCCATTCCAAACTCAAAATACACGTGCGCTGCACACAACCAAACCTGTACGGTAGAGTGTAGCAGTGGATACGTCACCAGTGAGGGGGAGGCGTCTGTAGAGTACAGGTGTGAGGGCGATGTGTGGACTCCAAACCGGAAACTCTGTCTGG AATACGATATTCCCTTTACAACAAGCGCCCTCTACACGACTTACAGCACTGTGGACCAAGTAGCTTTGTCCTGTCTTCAAGATTTCCGAGAAATCACAGAAAGAAACAAGGACCTATTTCAGAAGACCATCACAGACTACTGTGGGGATTTGGGTATAAACGCTGGGGGTTTGAAGATCGAAAACATCACATCAATTTCACTCTCGTTTCAA ATAACAAATACAATACTGATTACGTTCTACGAAGAAAGCGTTGACGTCCGTGAGGTTTGTCTTGACTATATCACGCTGATATTTCTTAACGTTCCTTCTCTACTCATGCCGTACTCTCGACTCAACTGTACCTCAGGGTTATCCGACGTTACCAAAGTGTCCGCCAGTCATGGCAGTCCGTCCTATAGCTGTAATAACAGGACATATCTGGTGAACAGGACAAGCCAAGTATATTGTG TTCCCTGTGCCCCCGGAATGTACATGGTATCCTCTAAATGTGTCCCTTGTCCTGAAGGTCATTATCAACCACTTCCGGGTCAGCTCACATGTGAACCATGCACTGAAAACAGGACGGTGGTGGAGAGTGGTACAAACTGTACAG GTTATACAATTCCTTGTGGTTTGGACCAACTTTCCTCAGCCATTCCAAACTCAAAATACACGTGCGCTGCACACAACCAAACCTGTACGGTAGAGTGTAGCAGTGGATACGTCACCAGTGAGGGGGAGGCGTCTGTAGAGTACAGGTGTGAGGGCGATGTGTGGACTCCAAACCGGAAACTCTGTCTGG TTCCCTGTGCCCCCGGAATGTACATGGTATCCTCTCAATGTGTCCCTTGTCCTGAAGGTCATTATCAACCACTTTCAGGTCAGCTCACATGTGAACCATGCACTGAAAACAGGACGGTGGTGGGGAGTGGTACAAACTGTACTG AAATAGTTGATGATGAAAATGATTTCAACCTCAGAAAATCACAAGTAGGACGTACAGGCCTAACGGAAACGGAAATAATAGTCATTGCAGCGGTATCTGTCTGTGTGGTTTTTTTCCTTGTTGTTATAGCAACAGTATACTACTGCAAGAAGTCTAAAGCA AAGAGAAGAACATCTCATGCAGATGTGCCAGGTGACGCTAAGTCAGGAGACAGTGTGTCAGTCAAATCGGACGAGTACCTTAGAGGAAGTCATGAAGAACTGATTCCAGGTAAAAGTGGCTCCACAAACGATCCAAAATGGACTTACCGGGACGAAAAAATAATCGAAAAATCCACTTTTGCAAGTGCAAACGAGGCTAAAGCATTGGACGTCCTTAATACTATAATTGACATTAACATCGACAATGAAGAATGTATTACAGCGCAACCACCTGTTTGCGAGAATGTCCGAGAAGGGAAATGGCGACCGTTACATGTACGtcataaaaatgaaagtaaTGTTGCTGTCGTCATTAATAAGGCTAAAGAGACGGAGCCTGATAAGGCTCCATGCAGGACTCTTAGTGATTATGACAACTTCCAGATATATGTACCAGAACCAGAACCGTCACATCCGGACTAA
- the LOC128185448 gene encoding uncharacterized protein LOC128185448, producing the protein MRNCVVFLLCLVTVKTKVYACDDEELSRHLYNATLQENCYQNATSCQSTCTSGHVLENGSQTTSHVCNGTSWIPNTVTCLPARTPVMTTNFTIVYVTEDQPAGNCLYSFNVRIWESISSFRNAIRSTCRELETGSISIENLHLWLFRLMLYSTSNSQEKVPRHSALSAWI; encoded by the exons ATGAGGAATTGTGTTGTGTTCCTTTTGTGTTTGGTCACTGTGAAGACAAAAG TGTACGCCTGTGATGATGAGGAGCTGTCGAGGCATCTTTACAACGCAACACTCCAGGAAAACTGTTATCAAAATGCTACCTCTTGTCAGTCCACCTGCACTTCCGGTCATGTGTTAGAAAACGGAAGTCAGACGACGAGTCACGTCTGTAACGGTACCTCATGGATCCCGAACACGGTTACATGTCTGC CTGCAAGGACTCCAGTGATGACGACAAACTTTACCATCGTGTATGTGACAGAGGACCAGCCAGCCGGAAACTGTCTCTACAGTTTTAACGTCAGAATATGGGAGAGTATCAGCAGCTTCCGGAATGCTATTCGTTCGACATGCAGAGAGCTGGAGACCGGatctatttcaattgaaaatctTCACCTTTGGCTTTTCAG GTTAATGTTGTATTCCACGTCAAATTCTCAGGAGAAGGTACCGAGACATTCCGCGTTATCTGCATGGATATGA